In a genomic window of Phaenicophaeus curvirostris isolate KB17595 chromosome Z, BPBGC_Pcur_1.0, whole genome shotgun sequence:
- the LOC138733003 gene encoding shieldin complex subunit 3 isoform X5 produces the protein MEVVLHYRPYQRDLVELQKFAEAAVKEFPIRQLPRFAPWFPNDLYKLPLKPKKRPPVISCEEAEELKQLSTPSEYVTGSSDYDCTKNLLEFQYNMKHGQTLIEAQMVHKPVNLENEGEPLPNGKQKLKRSWSVSLPSPKIKEKILPLSQELQNNLERLKLHAFYRAKWTIEQSVCNNQNLEDIWIKLNRLIKHNELPSCNATIQRSVGQIWIFCDILYCEYVRNILREKLSLTDKMNLLVHKFGIIFSL, from the coding sequence ATGGAAGTGGTCTTGCATTATCGACCATATCAGAGAGATCTAGTAGAACTGCAGAAatttgcagaagcagctgtgaAGGAGTTTCCCATTCGTCAGTTACCAAGATTTGCACCTTGGTTTCCAAATGATTTATACAAACTTCCCCTCAAACCAAAAAAGCGGCCACCTGTTATTtcttgtgaggaagcagaagAATTGAAACAACTTTCTACACCTTCAGAATATGTTACAGGATCTTCTGATTATGACTGCACAAAAAATCTCCTTGAGTTTCAGTATAACATGAAACATGGGCAGACTTTAATAGAAGCACAAATGGTTCACAAACCAGTTAACTTGGAGAATGAAGGAGAACCACTGcctaatggaaaacaaaaattgaaaAGGTCTTGGAGTGTCTCTCTCCCTAGCCCTaagattaaagaaaagattCTTCCTTTATCTCAAGAActgcaaaataatttggaaagaCTAAAGCTACATGCGTTTTATAGAGCGAAGTGGACAATTGAACAGTCTGTTTGTAATAATCAGAATTTGGAGGACATCTGGATAAAATTGAATAGACTCATCAAGCATAATGAATTACCATCTTGCAATGCTACTATCCAAAGATCTGTGGGACAGATATGGATTTTCTGTGATATATTATACTGTGAATACGTTAGAAATATTCTTAGGGAAAAGCTAAGCCTTACTGATAAAATGAATTTGCTTGTACATAAATTTGGAATTATATTTAGCTTATAA